Proteins from a genomic interval of Terriglobales bacterium:
- the uvrB gene encoding excinuclease ABC subunit UvrB, whose translation MDFKLQSDYQPQGDQGRAIEQLVRGLADGEKHQVLLGVTGSGKTFTMAKIIEQVRKPALVLAHNKTLAAQLYHEFKSFFPSNAVEYFVSYYDYYQPEAYIPAGDVYIEKEATINDELDKLRLSATRSLFERRDCVIVASVSCIYGLGSPEAYYGMLLFLEKGQKIKREDITRKLVEILYERNDSDFRRGTFRVRGDVIEVYPTYDDNAYRIELWGDEVESLSQIDPLFGTVKHRYVRLPIYPKTHYVMSPETKGKAIVSIREELAWWEKELEKQGRLVESQRVHQRTMFDLEMIKSVGYCHGIENYSRHFSGRLPGEAPPTLLDYVPRDYLLFIDESHQTIPQLHGMYHGDRSRKETLVEYGFRMPSAMDNRPLTFEEFEHRVNQAVYVSATPGPYELTKSAGVVVEQIIRPTGLIDPEVEVRPVKGQIDDLLHEIRARVEKGERVLVTTLTKRMAEDLAEYYAEAGVRCRYMHSEIETLERIKILRDLRKGEFDVLIGINLLREGLDLPEVSLVAILDADKEGFLRSGGSLIQTIGRCARNLNGRAILYADRETDSMKKAIGETYRRRAIQQTYNVEHGITPESIVRPVEMSLAAIVEADYVDMTSAADDMPEFRSQEELDAYIAKLEAEMREAAKRFEFEKAAKLRDTIRDLRTKEFLFA comes from the coding sequence ATGGACTTCAAACTCCAATCCGATTACCAGCCGCAAGGCGACCAGGGGCGCGCCATCGAGCAGCTCGTCCGCGGCCTCGCCGACGGCGAGAAGCACCAGGTGCTGCTCGGCGTCACCGGCTCGGGCAAGACCTTCACGATGGCCAAGATCATCGAGCAGGTGCGCAAGCCCGCGCTCGTCCTCGCCCACAACAAGACGCTCGCCGCCCAGCTCTACCACGAATTCAAGTCGTTCTTCCCCTCGAACGCGGTCGAGTACTTTGTCTCCTACTACGACTACTACCAGCCGGAAGCCTACATTCCCGCCGGCGACGTCTACATCGAGAAGGAAGCCACCATCAACGACGAGCTCGACAAGCTGCGCCTCTCCGCCACGCGCTCGCTCTTCGAGCGCCGCGACTGCGTCATCGTCGCCTCCGTCAGCTGCATCTACGGCCTCGGCTCCCCCGAGGCCTACTACGGCATGCTGCTCTTCCTCGAGAAGGGCCAGAAGATCAAGCGCGAGGACATCACCCGCAAACTGGTCGAGATCCTCTACGAACGCAACGACTCGGACTTCCGCCGCGGCACCTTCCGCGTCCGCGGCGACGTCATCGAGGTCTATCCCACCTACGACGACAACGCCTACCGCATCGAGCTGTGGGGCGACGAGGTCGAATCGCTCTCGCAGATCGATCCGCTCTTCGGCACCGTCAAGCACCGCTACGTCCGCCTGCCCATCTACCCCAAGACGCACTACGTGATGTCGCCCGAAACCAAGGGCAAGGCCATCGTCTCCATCCGCGAGGAGCTGGCGTGGTGGGAGAAAGAACTGGAGAAGCAGGGGCGCCTGGTCGAGTCGCAGCGCGTCCACCAGCGCACCATGTTCGACCTGGAGATGATCAAGTCGGTCGGCTACTGCCACGGCATCGAGAACTACTCGCGCCACTTCTCCGGCCGCCTGCCCGGCGAGGCGCCGCCCACACTGCTCGACTACGTCCCGCGCGACTACCTGCTCTTCATCGACGAATCGCACCAGACCATCCCGCAGCTCCACGGCATGTACCACGGCGACCGTTCGCGGAAAGAAACGCTGGTCGAGTACGGCTTCCGCATGCCGAGCGCCATGGACAACCGCCCGCTGACCTTTGAAGAGTTCGAGCATCGCGTGAACCAGGCCGTGTATGTCTCTGCAACGCCAGGGCCTTATGAGCTCACGAAATCGGCGGGCGTGGTGGTCGAACAGATCATCCGGCCCACCGGCCTGATCGATCCCGAAGTCGAAGTCCGCCCGGTGAAGGGCCAGATCGACGACCTGCTGCACGAGATCCGCGCGCGCGTGGAAAAGGGCGAGCGCGTCCTCGTCACCACGCTTACCAAGCGCATGGCCGAGGACCTGGCCGAGTACTACGCCGAGGCCGGCGTGCGCTGCCGCTATATGCACTCCGAGATCGAGACGCTGGAGCGCATCAAGATCCTGCGCGACCTGCGCAAGGGCGAGTTCGACGTCCTCATCGGCATCAACCTGCTGCGCGAGGGCCTCGACCTGCCCGAGGTCTCGCTCGTCGCCATCCTCGACGCCGACAAGGAAGGCTTCCTGCGCTCCGGCGGCTCGCTCATCCAGACCATCGGCCGCTGCGCGCGCAACCTCAACGGCCGCGCCATCCTCTACGCCGACCGCGAGACCGATTCGATGAAGAAGGCCATCGGCGAGACCTACCGCCGCCGCGCCATCCAGCAGACCTACAACGTGGAGCACGGCATCACGCCGGAATCCATCGTGCGCCCGGTGGAGATGTCGCTCGCTGCCATCGTCGAAGCGGATTATGTCGACATGACTTCCGCCGCCGACGACATGCCCGAGTTCCGCTCGCAGGAAGAGCTCGACGCCTACATCGCGAAGCTCGAGGCCGAGATGCGCGAGGCCGCCAAGCGCTTCGAGTTCGAGAAAGCCGCCAAGCTGCGCGACACCATCCGCGACCTCCGGACCAAGGAGTTCCTCTTCGCATGA
- a CDS encoding VCBS repeat-containing protein, with product MRRSPKSLLLLLPIAMMTLLTCSSQQQPEAQNRPLFHPAPGSPLAAGAQVGNVALADVDGNGWADIVFASQDGLGLLLADGRGGFQPARLQQLKPAPHLVAATDFTADGDIDIAASNHDSNSVSVLLGDGRGEFRAAPHSPFVAFAKGKPHNHGLFARDVNGDGAPDITFGHQETGLIAVLLNDGKGRFKPAAGSPFQLGRGFYPHKVVDLDGDGKMDIVAPDLLGNAVVIARGDGKGGFTVAQTIPVRERPYFVVVADFDHNGHNDIIVMHDDISEVAVLLSDSEGRFSKTEWLDVGERPAHAVATDFDRDGNLDIAFATGHGAYVFLGDGKGGFRLNANYRGGQWDIATADLNRDGKMDLVLPDFEQGTISVLLGQ from the coding sequence ATGCGACGCTCACCCAAGTCCCTGCTGCTGTTGCTGCCGATCGCGATGATGACGCTGCTGACGTGTTCCAGCCAACAGCAGCCCGAAGCGCAGAACAGGCCGTTGTTCCATCCGGCGCCGGGCTCGCCACTCGCGGCCGGGGCGCAAGTCGGCAACGTGGCGCTCGCGGATGTCGACGGGAACGGCTGGGCGGACATCGTGTTCGCGAGCCAGGACGGCCTGGGACTGCTGCTCGCGGACGGACGTGGCGGTTTCCAGCCGGCGAGATTGCAGCAGCTGAAACCGGCGCCGCACCTGGTGGCGGCGACCGACTTCACCGCCGACGGCGACATCGATATCGCCGCCAGCAATCACGACAGCAACTCGGTGAGCGTGTTGCTGGGGGATGGCAGGGGCGAGTTCCGTGCGGCGCCGCATTCGCCGTTCGTCGCGTTTGCAAAGGGCAAGCCGCACAACCATGGCCTGTTCGCGCGCGACGTGAACGGCGACGGCGCCCCCGACATCACCTTCGGCCACCAGGAGACGGGCTTGATCGCGGTGCTGCTCAACGACGGCAAGGGCAGATTCAAGCCGGCGGCGGGGTCGCCGTTCCAGCTTGGGCGCGGGTTCTATCCGCACAAGGTGGTGGACCTCGACGGCGACGGCAAGATGGATATTGTCGCGCCGGACCTGCTGGGGAACGCAGTGGTGATCGCGCGCGGCGACGGGAAGGGCGGGTTCACCGTGGCGCAGACCATCCCGGTGCGGGAGCGGCCGTACTTCGTGGTGGTCGCCGACTTCGACCACAACGGGCATAACGACATCATCGTCATGCACGACGACATCTCGGAGGTCGCGGTATTGCTGAGCGACTCGGAGGGGCGGTTCTCGAAGACCGAGTGGCTGGATGTGGGTGAGCGTCCCGCACATGCGGTGGCCACCGACTTCGATCGCGACGGCAACCTGGACATCGCCTTCGCGACCGGCCACGGCGCGTACGTGTTCCTGGGCGACGGCAAGGGCGGGTTCCGGTTGAACGCCAATTACCGCGGCGGGCAGTGGGACATCGCGACCGCAGACTTGAACCGGGACGGGAAGATGGACCTGGTGCTGCCGGACTTCGAGCAGGGAACGATCAGCGTGCTGCTGGGACAGTGA
- the gltA gene encoding NADPH-dependent glutamate synthase, which translates to MSQKPLPDHNPLPMKERMKLDRQRMPERPPEERAKCFQEVNLGFGEDLAKQESLRCLSCQKPTCVTACPVSVKVKDFIDLILAGDYLGAAAKIREDNVLPGVTGRVCPQEDQCEGGCTVGKKKEPVGIGYLERFVADWEQRSGVIGLPERAPATGKKVAIIGSGPAGLSCAGDLIQRGHQVRVFEALHDLGGVLAYGIPEFRLPRSIVKQEIENMKKMGVEFETDCVVGRTVTIDELFHDEGYSAVFVATGAGLPQFMKIPGENLNGVYSANEFLTRVNLMRAYRFPEYDEPVYNCKDQDVAVIGGGNTAMDAARVSLRLGAKNVYLIYRRSEKEMPARIEEVHHAKDEGIQILALNNPVAYLGEERVTAVRVQKQELGEPDASGRRRPIPIPGSEYEIPVSVVIIAVGTTANPLVQATTPGLQTNKKNYIVADPETLRTSREGVFAGGDIVTGAATVILAMGAGRKAAASIHDWLTTGVWKPGNGQPAAPLAATAD; encoded by the coding sequence ATGAGCCAGAAGCCGCTTCCCGACCACAATCCGCTGCCGATGAAAGAGCGCATGAAGCTGGACCGCCAGCGCATGCCTGAGCGCCCGCCGGAAGAGCGCGCCAAGTGCTTCCAGGAAGTGAACCTCGGCTTCGGCGAGGACCTCGCCAAGCAGGAGTCGCTGCGCTGCCTCTCCTGCCAGAAGCCCACCTGCGTCACCGCCTGCCCCGTCAGCGTGAAGGTGAAGGACTTCATCGACCTCATCCTCGCCGGCGACTACCTCGGCGCCGCCGCCAAGATCCGCGAAGACAACGTGCTCCCCGGCGTGACCGGCCGCGTCTGCCCGCAGGAAGACCAGTGCGAGGGCGGCTGCACCGTCGGGAAGAAGAAGGAACCGGTCGGCATCGGCTACCTCGAGCGCTTCGTCGCCGACTGGGAGCAACGCTCCGGGGTCATCGGCTTGCCCGAGCGCGCGCCCGCGACTGGCAAGAAGGTCGCCATCATCGGCTCCGGCCCCGCCGGCCTGAGCTGCGCCGGCGACCTCATCCAGCGCGGACACCAGGTGCGCGTCTTCGAGGCCCTGCACGACCTCGGCGGCGTGCTCGCTTACGGCATCCCCGAGTTCCGCCTGCCGCGCTCCATCGTCAAGCAAGAGATCGAGAACATGAAGAAGATGGGCGTGGAGTTCGAGACCGACTGCGTCGTCGGACGCACCGTCACCATCGACGAGCTCTTCCACGACGAAGGCTACTCGGCCGTGTTCGTCGCCACCGGCGCCGGCCTGCCGCAGTTCATGAAGATCCCGGGCGAGAACCTGAACGGCGTCTACTCGGCCAACGAGTTCCTCACGCGCGTGAACCTGATGCGCGCCTACCGCTTCCCCGAGTACGACGAACCGGTCTACAACTGCAAGGACCAGGACGTCGCCGTCATCGGCGGCGGCAACACCGCCATGGACGCGGCGCGCGTCTCCCTCCGCCTGGGCGCGAAGAACGTCTATCTCATCTACCGCCGCAGCGAAAAAGAGATGCCGGCGCGCATCGAGGAAGTCCACCACGCCAAGGACGAGGGCATCCAGATCCTCGCGCTCAACAACCCCGTCGCCTACCTCGGCGAGGAGCGCGTCACCGCGGTGCGCGTGCAGAAGCAGGAACTGGGCGAGCCCGACGCCTCCGGCCGCCGCCGCCCCATCCCCATCCCGGGTTCCGAGTACGAGATCCCGGTCAGCGTGGTCATCATCGCCGTCGGGACGACCGCGAACCCGCTGGTGCAGGCGACCACGCCCGGCTTGCAGACCAACAAGAAGAACTACATCGTCGCCGACCCGGAGACGCTGCGCACCTCACGGGAAGGCGTCTTCGCCGGCGGCGACATCGTCACCGGCGCCGCCACCGTCATCCTCGCCATGGGCGCCGGCCGCAAAGCCGCAGCATCCATCCACGATTGGCTGACCACCGGCGTCTGGAAACCCGGCAACGGCCAGCCCGCTGCGCCCCTTGCCGCCACCGCGGACTAG
- a CDS encoding sulfide/dihydroorotate dehydrogenase-like FAD/NAD-binding protein: MFPIVEARTLAPDIRQLTIFAPRIARRQKPGQFVIVRVHERGERIPLTIAAADPLEGHITIIVQAVGKTTALLNLLRAGDALLDVVGPLGKPSEMENFGTAVVIGGGVGTAIAFPTAKALKQAGNHVIFILGARNKELLLLENEIRAVADELIVMTDDGSYGTKGFVTDALKKLLDEGQKIDHVLAIGPIPMMKAVAGVTRPLMIKTVVSLNSIMVDGTGMCGGCRVGIDGDSQFACVDGPEFDAHQVDFDLLTRRNRAYRELEVSSMADFTDDPMPDIELMRAAGQLGAGDLEPIPARLRSVAR; this comes from the coding sequence ATGTTCCCTATCGTCGAAGCCAGGACGCTCGCGCCTGATATCCGGCAGCTCACCATCTTCGCGCCGCGCATCGCGCGCCGGCAGAAGCCCGGCCAGTTCGTCATCGTGCGCGTGCACGAACGCGGCGAGCGCATCCCGCTCACCATCGCGGCCGCCGACCCGCTCGAAGGCCACATCACCATCATCGTGCAGGCGGTCGGCAAGACCACCGCGCTACTCAACCTGCTGCGCGCGGGCGACGCCCTGCTCGACGTCGTCGGCCCGCTCGGCAAGCCCAGCGAGATGGAGAACTTCGGCACCGCGGTCGTCATCGGCGGCGGCGTCGGGACCGCCATCGCCTTCCCCACCGCCAAGGCGCTCAAGCAGGCCGGCAACCACGTCATCTTCATCCTGGGCGCGCGCAACAAGGAACTGCTGCTGCTCGAGAACGAGATCCGCGCTGTCGCCGACGAGCTCATCGTCATGACCGACGACGGCTCGTACGGCACGAAGGGCTTCGTCACCGACGCGCTCAAGAAGCTGCTCGACGAAGGCCAGAAGATCGACCACGTCCTCGCCATCGGCCCCATCCCCATGATGAAGGCGGTCGCCGGCGTCACGCGCCCGCTCATGATCAAGACCGTCGTCAGCCTGAACTCCATCATGGTCGACGGCACCGGCATGTGCGGCGGCTGCCGCGTCGGCATCGACGGCGACAGCCAGTTCGCCTGCGTCGACGGCCCCGAGTTCGACGCCCACCAGGTCGACTTCGACTTGCTCACGCGCCGCAACCGCGCCTACCGCGAACTCGAGGTCAGCTCCATGGCCGACTTCACCGATGACCCCATGCCCGACATCGAGCTGATGCGCGCCGCCGGACAGCTCGGCGCCGGCGACCTCGAACCCATCCCGGCGCGCCTGCGGAGTGTCGCGCGATGA
- a CDS encoding GIY-YIG nuclease family protein → MRRRFEDYRFFVYMLGSSSRRAIYVGFTSEFRKRIWQHKNHELEGFTDRYNVIRLLWYERYQYAANAIAREKQIKRWSRKKKIWLIEQMNPGWKDLAADWFPEAQAPSTRLGPAQRDRALARDDNA, encoded by the coding sequence ATGAGGCGCCGCTTCGAGGACTACCGCTTCTTCGTCTACATGCTCGGCAGCAGCTCGCGCCGCGCCATCTATGTCGGCTTCACCTCAGAGTTCCGCAAACGCATCTGGCAACACAAGAACCACGAGTTGGAAGGCTTTACCGACCGTTATAACGTCATCCGCTTGCTCTGGTACGAACGCTACCAATACGCGGCCAACGCCATCGCGCGCGAGAAGCAGATCAAGCGCTGGAGCCGCAAGAAGAAGATCTGGCTCATCGAGCAGATGAATCCTGGCTGGAAGGACCTCGCCGCGGACTGGTTCCCTGAAGCACAAGCTCCCTCGACTCGGCTCGGTCCCGCGCAGCGGGACCGAGCACTCGCTCGGGATGACAATGCTTAA